The following proteins come from a genomic window of Aggregicoccus sp. 17bor-14:
- a CDS encoding YIP1 family protein has product MVDPVEGVRASVESRRWVWPLLLLCLSVSVHGTAYSLRWDPAPSVTQQLQMSGEMGRKSEAEIDEEIETASRKALVGGIAKGAFVMPVTVLGLAALLWFCGWLFGVSAHFAKLMTVAAVAMLPIALFHFIYAGCALFQHTLTETQALKLVPSNLGMLPGLSPRLARVLSGVDFFNLWSAGLLGLGFSYATGMRRSRALGLSAVLYLMYVGVFLVGLPAMGGGAR; this is encoded by the coding sequence GTGGTCGACCCCGTCGAGGGCGTGCGGGCCTCCGTCGAGTCCCGCCGCTGGGTGTGGCCCCTGCTGCTGCTCTGCCTCAGTGTGTCCGTTCATGGGACGGCCTATTCCCTGCGCTGGGATCCCGCCCCCTCCGTCACCCAGCAGCTGCAGATGAGCGGCGAGATGGGCCGCAAGTCCGAGGCGGAGATCGACGAGGAGATCGAGACCGCGAGCCGCAAGGCGCTGGTGGGCGGCATCGCCAAGGGCGCCTTCGTGATGCCCGTGACCGTGCTCGGGCTCGCCGCGCTGCTGTGGTTCTGCGGCTGGCTCTTCGGCGTGAGCGCGCACTTCGCCAAGCTGATGACGGTGGCCGCGGTGGCGATGCTGCCCATCGCGCTCTTCCACTTCATCTACGCGGGCTGCGCCCTCTTCCAGCACACCCTGACAGAGACCCAGGCGCTCAAGCTCGTGCCCTCCAACCTGGGCATGCTCCCGGGGTTGAGCCCGCGCCTGGCGCGCGTGCTCTCGGGCGTGGACTTCTTCAACCTGTGGAGCGCGGGGCTGCTCGGCCTCGGCTTCTCGTACGCCACCGGCATGCGCCGCTCGCGCGCGCTGGGGCTCTCGGCCGTCCTCTACCTCATGTACGTCGGAGTCTTCCTCGTGGGCCTTCCTGCCATGGGCGGAGGTGCGCGATGA
- a CDS encoding ABC transporter ATP-binding protein — MSTTDGSAAGSADGRLIGVENITRVYQVGGEEVRALRGVSFNVAKGEWVAIIGQSGSGKSTLMNVLGCLDTPSSGRYLLNGKDVSRMDDDELAAIRNQEIGFIFQTFQLLPRETALANVELPLVYRGMRAKERRERAKAALEKVQLSHRMTHRPNELSGGQRQRVAIARALVSEPSLLLADEPTGNLDSATGEEIVRLFEELHRAGHTLCLVTHEPKLAARCPRAVRLSDGVVVADGPGREVAMAGLPGAVAAAS, encoded by the coding sequence GTGAGCACGACGGATGGCAGCGCAGCCGGGTCGGCTGACGGCCGGCTCATCGGCGTGGAGAACATCACCCGCGTCTACCAGGTGGGCGGCGAGGAGGTGCGCGCGCTGCGCGGCGTGTCCTTCAACGTCGCCAAGGGCGAGTGGGTGGCGATCATCGGCCAGTCCGGCTCGGGCAAGAGCACGCTGATGAACGTGCTCGGGTGCCTGGACACGCCCAGCAGCGGCCGCTACCTGCTCAACGGCAAGGACGTGAGCCGCATGGACGACGACGAGCTCGCGGCCATCCGCAACCAGGAGATCGGCTTCATCTTCCAGACCTTCCAGCTGCTGCCTCGCGAGACGGCGCTCGCCAACGTGGAGCTGCCGCTCGTGTACCGCGGCATGCGCGCGAAGGAGCGGCGCGAGCGCGCGAAGGCGGCGCTGGAGAAGGTGCAGCTCAGTCACCGCATGACCCACCGGCCCAACGAGCTGTCGGGCGGTCAGCGCCAGCGCGTGGCCATCGCCCGCGCGCTGGTGAGCGAGCCCAGCCTGCTGCTCGCGGACGAGCCCACCGGTAACCTGGACTCGGCCACGGGCGAGGAGATCGTGCGGCTCTTCGAGGAGCTGCACCGGGCCGGGCACACGCTGTGCCTCGTCACGCACGAGCCCAAGCTCGCGGCGCGCTGCCCGCGCGCGGTGCGCCTGAGCGACGGCGTGGTGGTGGCGGACGGGCCGGGGCGCGAGGTCGCGATGGCGGGCCTGCCGGGCGCGGTGGCGGCGGCTTCATGA
- a CDS encoding efflux RND transporter periplasmic adaptor subunit: MKWWKAVIAAVLVLGALGITAGGLKERPPPTTEVQISKAHKGTITRTITGAGKVQSATTVKISSNLSGDLTELLVKVGDKVAKGQVLGRIDRRRFEASAKQASAAAAAARSDVQGAQVEVARAEQELGRIEGLVKKGMASTAEMEKLKSDRDAAAAREGSAHQRLAQAQAAYDEASNNLSKTTLLSPIDGNVIEVSRQVGERVRGSDFNEDVVMIIAALSAMEVKIEVGEHEVVHLRAGQTAEVSVDALEGQSFEGSVVEIAQNATIKNPGTEAEVTSFPVKVALRTRPPGVLPGMSGEVKIAAETRRDTVLVPIQAVTVRAEKSLPDYKPPVEGGAITAKKTESLSKVVFVVSADNKAQVRRVRTGIASDTELEILEGLQDGDRVVEGPYRTLSKELKDGDVVREPEMGGPGGPGGRGGRRS; the protein is encoded by the coding sequence ATGAAGTGGTGGAAGGCAGTCATCGCAGCAGTGCTGGTGCTCGGCGCGTTGGGGATCACGGCGGGAGGGCTCAAGGAGCGCCCGCCCCCCACCACCGAGGTGCAGATCTCCAAGGCCCACAAGGGCACCATCACCCGCACCATCACCGGCGCGGGCAAGGTGCAGTCGGCCACCACGGTGAAGATCTCCTCGAACCTCTCCGGCGACCTCACCGAGCTGCTGGTGAAGGTGGGGGACAAGGTGGCCAAGGGGCAGGTGCTCGGCCGCATCGACCGCCGTCGCTTCGAGGCCTCGGCGAAGCAGGCCTCGGCCGCCGCTGCCGCCGCGCGCTCGGACGTCCAGGGCGCGCAGGTGGAGGTGGCGCGCGCGGAGCAGGAGCTCGGCCGCATCGAGGGCCTGGTGAAGAAGGGCATGGCCTCCACCGCGGAGATGGAGAAGCTCAAGTCGGACCGCGACGCGGCCGCCGCGCGCGAGGGCAGCGCCCACCAGCGGCTCGCCCAGGCGCAGGCCGCCTACGACGAGGCCTCGAACAACCTCTCCAAGACCACGCTGCTCTCGCCCATCGACGGCAACGTCATCGAGGTGAGCCGCCAGGTCGGTGAGCGCGTGCGCGGCTCGGACTTCAACGAGGACGTGGTGATGATCATCGCCGCGCTCAGCGCCATGGAGGTGAAGATCGAGGTGGGCGAGCACGAGGTGGTGCACCTGCGCGCAGGCCAGACTGCCGAGGTCAGCGTGGACGCGCTCGAGGGGCAGAGCTTCGAGGGCTCGGTGGTGGAGATCGCCCAGAACGCCACCATCAAGAACCCCGGCACCGAGGCCGAGGTCACCAGCTTCCCGGTGAAGGTGGCGCTGCGCACCCGGCCTCCGGGCGTGCTACCCGGCATGAGCGGCGAGGTGAAGATCGCCGCCGAGACCCGCCGCGACACCGTGCTCGTGCCCATCCAGGCCGTCACCGTGCGCGCCGAGAAGAGCCTGCCGGACTACAAGCCGCCGGTGGAGGGTGGGGCGATCACGGCGAAGAAGACCGAGAGCCTCTCCAAGGTGGTGTTCGTGGTGAGCGCGGACAACAAGGCGCAGGTGCGCCGCGTGCGCACCGGCATCGCCTCGGACACCGAGCTGGAGATCCTCGAGGGCCTGCAGGACGGCGACCGCGTGGTCGAGGGGCCCTACCGCACGCTCTCCAAGGAGCTGAAGGACGGGGACGTGGTGCGCGAGCCGGAGATGGGCGGGCCCGGGGGCCCCGGCGGGCGCGGAGGCCGCCGCTCGTGA
- a CDS encoding ABC transporter permease → MSFRVDVLEGARIALFSLRANRMRTLLTTVGIGIGVATLLAIVGIIQGMNKSFSEQLATIGSNTLYVSKFPWVMNGGWWEYRNRKNFVQADIDAIRQQSPYVAAIAPSVGRLFDVSYGGQQLSDVRINGTTSEYLNIGSFKVVSGRFLTEVDDSVTRPVAVLGADVVDALFPGVSPLGQSVRIDGRAYQVVGTLSRLGKIMGDSQDNTVIIPFKTFYANFGRQRPFSISIALKNAEDMKVAEDQLVGILRRSRGTPVEKPDDFSINRPEMLAKTYEQLTGALFGVAVGVGLITLLVGGIGIMNIMLVSVRERTREIGVRRALGAKKRTIILQFLLEASTVSAVGGALGTAVGLGTAKVLSLVTPLAATIQPVTVLAGVGFAGLVGLLFGIWPAARAASLDPVEALRYE, encoded by the coding sequence ATGAGCTTCCGGGTGGACGTGCTCGAGGGGGCACGCATCGCGCTGTTCAGCCTGCGGGCGAACCGCATGCGCACGCTGCTCACCACGGTGGGCATCGGCATCGGCGTGGCCACGCTGCTGGCCATCGTCGGCATCATCCAGGGGATGAACAAGAGCTTCAGCGAGCAACTCGCCACCATCGGGAGCAACACGCTGTACGTCTCCAAGTTCCCCTGGGTGATGAACGGCGGCTGGTGGGAGTACCGCAATCGCAAGAACTTCGTGCAGGCGGACATCGACGCCATCCGCCAGCAGTCGCCGTACGTGGCGGCCATCGCGCCCAGCGTGGGCCGCCTCTTCGACGTGTCCTACGGCGGCCAGCAGCTCTCGGACGTGCGCATCAACGGCACCACCAGCGAGTACCTGAACATCGGCTCGTTCAAGGTGGTGAGCGGCCGCTTCCTCACGGAGGTGGACGACAGCGTGACGCGGCCGGTGGCGGTGCTCGGCGCGGACGTGGTGGATGCGCTCTTTCCCGGGGTGAGCCCGCTGGGGCAGAGCGTGCGCATCGACGGGCGCGCCTACCAGGTGGTGGGCACGCTCTCGCGCCTCGGCAAGATCATGGGGGACAGCCAGGACAACACGGTCATCATCCCCTTCAAGACCTTCTACGCGAACTTCGGCCGCCAGCGCCCCTTCTCCATCTCCATCGCGCTCAAGAACGCGGAGGACATGAAGGTGGCCGAGGATCAGCTCGTCGGCATCCTGCGCCGCTCGCGCGGCACGCCGGTGGAGAAGCCGGACGACTTCTCCATCAACCGCCCGGAGATGCTCGCCAAGACCTACGAGCAGCTCACCGGCGCGCTGTTCGGCGTGGCGGTGGGCGTGGGCCTCATCACGCTGCTGGTGGGCGGCATCGGCATCATGAACATCATGCTGGTGAGCGTGCGCGAGCGCACCCGGGAGATCGGCGTGCGGCGCGCCCTGGGCGCGAAGAAGCGCACCATCATCCTGCAGTTCCTGCTCGAGGCGAGCACGGTGTCCGCGGTGGGCGGCGCGCTGGGAACGGCCGTGGGCCTGGGCACCGCGAAGGTGCTCAGCCTCGTCACGCCCCTGGCCGCGACCATCCAGCCGGTCACGGTGCTCGCCGGGGTGGGCTTCGCGGGCCTCGTCGGCCTGCTCTTCGGCATCTGGCCCGCCGCGCGCGCCGCCAGCCTCGACCCGGTCGAGGCGCTTCGCTACGAGTGA
- a CDS encoding AAA family ATPase — translation MVDGTDLAQVLHEAEDIAQSVAQRLTSAHVLLALFTVENRAQLLLKERGVDEDGLLQTMGAPPDEAPGLVRELREKAREIARNCGSSETDCLHLLIAFTRVRCAAAELLTESGLDLSGLRNTALSYFLSGRMPRKLQVGRTAPLARPVPTRPLGAPPSPLPQLPAAPTPAPRAAVAVSVARPAISPRDLIDEVVEEVEEAHAEAELARAPAPAPLPSPAARPSSAAIPAVAAPVPAASFELDPKLFPTLASLGRNLSVAARAGALDPVVGRAKEIEEVIDILGKRRTNNPCLLGEPGVGKTAVVEGVAQRLAELKGALAEKIVLELDMATLVAGTQLRGSFSEKLNALKDEVKLAGGRVVVFIDELHTLVGAGSTGDGPQDAANELKSAMARGEFPCIGATTHDEYRKFISNDPALERRFTPVVVNEPSVPETVQILSGVIGRYEEHHGLRYSPEALEAAASLASRYVTDRFLPDKAISVADLAGSRCRREGKDVVEPADVARVVAKLAGLPEERLLLNDSARLLRLESDLAQRVIGHEEAVARIAKVIRRNYAGFASRRPMGSFLFLGPTGVGKTELARALAEVLFGSRDALVRVDMSELSEQHGVSRLIGAPAGYVGYGDGGQLTEPVRRRPSSVVVLDEIEKAHREVQLLLLQVLEEGRLTDGKGRHIDFSNTVVVMTTNLGAEAFSKAGRPVGFGAAEAPVTSDMDSAAAVARKSLPPELWNRIDERLPFRPLAEVEVARIATLLLEESSRRLATEKGIAYVADQDVVGHLLRSGGFDPQLGARPMRQVVQRLVEGPLAERILAGEFGSGDRVRVAVSAGQLAFTRELA, via the coding sequence ATGGTCGACGGGACGGATCTCGCTCAGGTACTCCACGAGGCGGAAGACATTGCGCAGAGCGTGGCCCAGCGGCTCACCTCCGCCCACGTCCTGCTCGCGCTCTTCACCGTGGAGAACCGCGCCCAGCTGCTGCTGAAGGAGCGCGGCGTGGACGAGGATGGGCTCCTGCAGACCATGGGCGCCCCGCCGGACGAGGCCCCGGGCCTGGTGCGGGAGCTGCGGGAGAAGGCCCGCGAGATCGCGCGCAACTGCGGCTCGTCGGAGACCGACTGCCTGCACCTGCTCATCGCCTTCACCCGCGTGCGCTGCGCGGCGGCGGAGCTGCTCACCGAGTCGGGCCTGGACCTCTCCGGCCTGCGCAACACCGCGCTCTCCTACTTCCTGAGCGGGCGCATGCCGCGCAAGCTGCAGGTGGGCCGCACGGCGCCCCTGGCCCGCCCCGTTCCCACGCGGCCGCTGGGCGCGCCCCCCTCGCCCCTGCCGCAGCTGCCCGCGGCCCCCACCCCGGCCCCGCGCGCCGCCGTCGCGGTGAGCGTGGCGCGGCCGGCCATCTCCCCGCGCGATCTCATCGACGAGGTGGTGGAGGAGGTGGAGGAGGCCCACGCCGAGGCCGAGCTCGCGCGCGCCCCGGCACCCGCTCCCCTGCCCTCCCCCGCGGCCCGCCCCTCCTCTGCGGCCATTCCCGCCGTCGCGGCGCCCGTGCCGGCCGCGAGCTTCGAGCTGGACCCCAAGCTCTTCCCCACCCTCGCCTCGCTGGGCCGCAACCTCAGCGTGGCGGCGCGCGCAGGCGCGCTGGATCCGGTGGTGGGCCGCGCCAAGGAGATCGAGGAGGTCATCGACATCCTCGGCAAGCGCCGCACCAACAACCCCTGCCTCCTGGGCGAGCCCGGCGTGGGCAAGACGGCGGTGGTCGAGGGCGTCGCGCAGCGGCTCGCCGAGCTCAAGGGCGCGCTCGCGGAGAAGATCGTCCTCGAGCTGGACATGGCCACGCTGGTAGCGGGCACCCAGCTGCGCGGCTCCTTCAGCGAGAAGCTCAACGCGCTCAAGGACGAGGTGAAGCTCGCCGGCGGCCGCGTGGTGGTGTTCATCGACGAGCTGCACACCCTGGTGGGCGCGGGCTCCACCGGGGACGGGCCCCAGGACGCGGCGAACGAGCTCAAGAGCGCGATGGCGCGCGGCGAGTTCCCCTGCATCGGCGCCACGACGCACGACGAGTACCGCAAGTTCATCTCGAACGATCCCGCGCTCGAGCGCCGCTTCACCCCCGTGGTGGTGAACGAGCCCAGCGTGCCCGAGACGGTGCAGATCCTCTCCGGCGTCATCGGGCGCTACGAGGAGCACCACGGCCTGCGCTACAGCCCCGAGGCGCTCGAGGCCGCCGCGAGCCTCGCCAGCCGCTACGTGACCGACCGCTTCCTGCCGGACAAGGCGATCAGCGTGGCGGACCTCGCGGGCAGCCGCTGCCGCCGTGAGGGCAAGGACGTGGTCGAGCCCGCGGACGTCGCGCGCGTGGTCGCCAAGCTCGCGGGGCTCCCCGAGGAGCGCCTGCTGCTCAACGACTCGGCGCGCCTGCTGCGCCTCGAGTCCGACCTCGCCCAGCGCGTCATCGGGCACGAGGAGGCCGTGGCGCGCATCGCCAAGGTCATCCGCCGCAACTACGCGGGCTTCGCCTCGCGCCGGCCCATGGGGTCCTTCCTCTTCCTCGGCCCCACGGGCGTGGGCAAGACGGAGCTCGCGCGCGCGCTCGCCGAGGTGCTCTTCGGCAGCCGCGACGCGCTGGTGCGCGTGGACATGAGCGAGCTCTCCGAGCAGCACGGCGTGAGCCGCCTCATCGGCGCCCCCGCGGGCTACGTGGGCTACGGCGACGGCGGCCAGCTCACCGAGCCGGTGCGCCGCCGCCCCTCCAGCGTGGTGGTGCTGGACGAGATCGAGAAGGCCCACCGCGAGGTGCAGCTGCTCCTGCTGCAGGTGCTCGAGGAGGGCCGCCTCACCGACGGCAAGGGCCGGCACATCGACTTCTCCAACACCGTGGTGGTGATGACCACGAACCTCGGCGCAGAGGCCTTCAGCAAGGCGGGCCGCCCCGTGGGCTTCGGCGCCGCCGAGGCGCCCGTCACCAGCGACATGGACTCGGCGGCGGCCGTGGCGCGCAAGAGCCTGCCCCCCGAGCTGTGGAACCGCATCGACGAGCGGCTCCCCTTCCGCCCGCTCGCGGAGGTGGAGGTGGCGCGCATCGCGACCCTGCTGCTCGAGGAGAGCAGCCGCCGCCTCGCGACCGAGAAGGGCATCGCGTACGTGGCGGACCAGGACGTGGTCGGCCACCTGCTGCGCTCCGGCGGTTTCGATCCGCAGCTCGGCGCGCGTCCCATGCGCCAGGTGGTGCAGCGGCTCGTGGAGGGCCCGCTCGCCGAGCGCATCCTCGCCGGGGAGTTCGGCAGCGGCGACCGCGTGCGCGTGGCCGTGAGCGCAGGCCAGCTCGCCTTCACCCGCGAGCTCGCGTGA
- a CDS encoding TolC family protein, translating to MSAALVLSLVLSATPIKLEDVRKQSRQNVQALQAVLAQQSAASAVTGSRAALLPQLGASVGASRNFQGQQLGLVTEVDPANPGGFIQTEKPVSGNTRNAFDLSATLTQLLFDGRRWAELRQSGAIAEATKGEAVEQQATSELEAIRRFYALYGQQARIEVLRATVKRSEDQLERARALFEAGRAAKSEAISAEVNLGNDRITLLQAERDLVIAQADLASWLAAPGIEEFQAVDPGILGVKPEAPPDYTKALELARSNRPLLTALQSRVRAANAGVSAQWWGYFPSLSAQARYSRGGSTVDPVFTDPKLQNNLSVGVALNWDLFNGFATGAAVRQAEYARSRAELDFAQAERDLQAEVRRSLQQLTTQIAATELATANRAAAVQGLAVEEERFRAGAGSTLEVRDAQLKLTQAELSLLTNRIDVENARYALQRATGMLSSGETK from the coding sequence ATGAGCGCCGCCCTCGTCCTCTCCCTTGTCCTCTCGGCCACCCCCATCAAGCTGGAGGACGTGCGCAAGCAGAGCCGCCAGAACGTGCAGGCGCTGCAGGCCGTCCTCGCGCAGCAGAGCGCGGCCTCGGCCGTGACCGGCTCTCGCGCGGCCTTGCTGCCGCAGCTGGGCGCGAGCGTGGGCGCGAGCCGCAACTTCCAGGGCCAGCAGCTGGGCCTGGTGACCGAGGTGGACCCGGCCAACCCCGGCGGCTTCATCCAGACCGAGAAGCCGGTCTCCGGCAACACCCGCAACGCCTTCGACCTCTCGGCGACCCTCACCCAGCTCCTGTTCGACGGGCGGCGCTGGGCGGAGCTGCGCCAGAGCGGCGCCATCGCCGAGGCGACGAAGGGTGAGGCCGTCGAGCAGCAGGCCACGAGCGAGCTGGAGGCCATCCGCCGCTTCTACGCGCTGTACGGCCAGCAGGCGCGCATCGAGGTGCTGCGCGCCACGGTGAAGCGCAGCGAGGACCAGCTCGAGCGCGCGCGCGCCCTCTTCGAGGCAGGCCGCGCCGCCAAGAGCGAGGCGATCAGCGCCGAGGTGAACCTGGGCAACGACCGCATCACCCTGCTGCAGGCCGAGCGCGACCTGGTCATCGCCCAGGCGGACCTCGCCTCGTGGCTCGCGGCCCCCGGGATCGAGGAGTTCCAGGCAGTGGACCCGGGCATCCTGGGCGTGAAGCCCGAGGCGCCGCCGGACTACACGAAGGCGCTCGAGCTCGCGCGCAGCAACCGCCCGCTGCTCACCGCGCTGCAGAGCCGCGTGCGCGCCGCGAACGCGGGCGTCTCGGCGCAGTGGTGGGGCTACTTCCCCAGCCTCTCGGCCCAGGCGCGCTACAGCCGCGGTGGCTCCACCGTGGATCCGGTGTTCACGGACCCGAAGCTGCAGAACAACCTCAGCGTGGGCGTGGCGCTCAACTGGGACCTGTTCAACGGCTTCGCCACCGGCGCCGCCGTGCGCCAGGCGGAGTACGCGCGCAGCCGCGCCGAGCTGGACTTCGCCCAGGCCGAGCGCGACCTGCAGGCCGAGGTGCGCCGCTCGCTGCAGCAGCTCACCACGCAGATCGCCGCCACCGAGCTGGCCACCGCGAACCGCGCGGCCGCCGTGCAGGGCCTCGCAGTGGAGGAGGAGCGCTTCCGCGCGGGCGCCGGCTCCACCCTCGAGGTGCGCGACGCGCAGCTCAAGCTGACCCAGGCGGAGCTGAGCCTGCTGACCAACCGCATCGACGTAGAGAACGCGCGCTATGCCCTGCAGAGGGCGACGGGCATGCTGAGCTCGGGGGAGACGAAATAA